A single genomic interval of Methanophagales archaeon harbors:
- a CDS encoding COG1361 S-layer family protein — MAVVGVIVLCVSVIMLIMFVIPTNATLSSVVITAVKPSVLHPGETTEVTLIVKNNGVRDARDVRIEFKVSDRQNVSIVGSTVVQISSLDSWSERRAKIKVHVEEGVHEGVYSIPVTYSWKECYNDQNWGYICLPNTYVYDPKAGMGFQINKPVSELTFIVKGTPNLSFGEVYTEPAHIRPGDERVKITAVIWNIGTADAKDIEVRLGCKDQFKASWSDADRAYRARLNTGIGFSAVFYADISENVQPGVYTLPLVISYSDMEKRGYKEEKEIQLRVEGKPELALASYTTEPGKITAGDHVRLHLRIENVGTEEARSVRVQPRAPFKFDMDSFYVGDLRVKEARDAVLGFIVDAKTLPGVYQQALELKYISRDNDTYSSVEHIPLEVLPEPLNASHMANITNTSAETHLTPSPMMSGFYALMAIIGLLSALFILKERSSR, encoded by the coding sequence GTGGCAGTAGTGGGAGTAATTGTGCTGTGTGTATCAGTCATCATGTTAATCATGTTCGTGATACCAACAAATGCCACACTTTCCTCTGTTGTTATTACTGCTGTTAAGCCCTCAGTCCTTCATCCCGGTGAGACCACCGAAGTGACTTTGATAGTGAAGAATAACGGGGTGCGAGATGCCAGGGATGTGAGAATAGAGTTCAAAGTTTCAGACCGCCAGAACGTCTCCATTGTGGGTTCCACCGTTGTTCAAATCTCATCATTAGATTCGTGGAGTGAGAGGAGGGCGAAGATAAAGGTTCATGTAGAGGAGGGCGTTCATGAGGGCGTTTATAGTATCCCGGTAACATATTCATGGAAGGAGTGTTATAACGATCAGAACTGGGGTTATATATGCCTGCCAAATACTTACGTTTATGACCCCAAGGCGGGGATGGGATTCCAGATTAATAAGCCTGTATCTGAACTCACCTTCATCGTGAAAGGGACACCGAATTTGAGTTTTGGTGAGGTGTACACAGAGCCAGCGCATATAAGACCAGGCGATGAAAGGGTCAAGATAACGGCGGTGATATGGAATATCGGGACTGCGGATGCAAAGGACATCGAGGTGAGATTAGGATGCAAAGATCAGTTTAAGGCTTCGTGGTCTGATGCTGACCGTGCATATAGAGCAAGGTTGAACACCGGAATTGGATTCTCTGCCGTTTTCTATGCTGATATCTCAGAGAACGTGCAACCAGGCGTGTACACGCTCCCGCTGGTGATCTCTTATAGCGATATGGAGAAGAGAGGTTATAAAGAGGAGAAGGAGATACAACTGAGAGTTGAGGGCAAGCCGGAACTTGCACTCGCATCTTACACTACAGAGCCGGGGAAGATAACTGCGGGAGACCATGTCAGGCTGCATCTGAGGATAGAGAATGTAGGTACCGAAGAGGCAAGATCGGTCCGCGTTCAGCCGCGGGCACCATTCAAGTTTGATATGGATAGCTTTTATGTGGGCGATTTGAGGGTAAAAGAAGCGAGAGATGCCGTCCTGGGGTTCATTGTGGATGCAAAAACCTTGCCGGGTGTATATCAGCAGGCTCTGGAACTGAAGTACATTAGCAGAGACAACGATACGTACTCATCTGTGGAGCATATTCCATTGGAAGTCCTCCCTGAGCCTCTGAATGCGAGCCACATGGCTAACATAACCAATACTTCTGCAGAGACTCACTTGACTCCGTCACCCATGATGTCAGGCTTTTATGCTCTCATGGCTATCATTGGACTCCTATCTGCACTATTTATATTAAAAGAGAGAAGCTCCCGGTGA
- a CDS encoding LysE family transporter gives MDLLIGASLVALGFLTGLSGAVLPGPFFIFVLSESMKKGVLSGPFTVLGHISAESPTILVLLFLGLRLTDYFIEFKAFIYLIGGITLILMASYILREALTPSPYKIKATRSYRYRYGGSVIGGFLLTAFNPSFIPWWMTIGWATLLTGMQSPIWNGVLFVVIGHFLSDFAWYSFVSYSFSKGKRFLSEQRYKSAMLAITAVMAALGLVFFLTGSFSLLI, from the coding sequence ATGGACCTTCTCATCGGTGCCTCTCTGGTTGCGCTGGGGTTCCTGACCGGGCTAAGTGGTGCAGTGCTACCCGGTCCCTTCTTCATATTTGTGCTATCAGAGAGCATGAAGAAGGGGGTGCTATCGGGACCCTTCACTGTGCTCGGACATATCTCTGCGGAATCGCCGACGATTCTGGTACTGCTCTTCCTGGGGCTCAGGTTGACGGATTATTTCATCGAATTTAAAGCCTTTATCTATCTGATCGGAGGTATTACCCTGATTTTGATGGCCTCTTATATCCTCCGGGAGGCATTGACGCCCTCGCCATATAAGATTAAGGCGACCAGAAGCTACCGCTACCGGTATGGGGGTTCAGTTATTGGTGGGTTCCTGCTCACTGCTTTTAATCCCTCGTTCATACCCTGGTGGATGACCATAGGATGGGCAACACTACTAACCGGCATGCAATCACCCATCTGGAATGGTGTCCTTTTTGTGGTCATAGGACATTTCCTATCCGATTTCGCATGGTATTCCTTTGTCTCATATTCATTCTCAAAGGGTAAGAGATTCTTATCCGAGCAAAGATATAAATCAGCGATGTTAGCTATTACTGCTGTTATGGCTGCTCTCGGGCTTGTATTCTTCCTCACCGGGAGCTTCTCTCTTTTAATATAA
- a CDS encoding ribosome assembly factor SBDS, giving the protein MVSLDKAVIARYKHGKKLFEVLVDPEKVDSVRSGSEVDMEGVLAVESVFEDASKGEKATESDLRKVFSTTDVSEIAMKIIKEGEVQLTTEQRRRRVEEKRRLVIDRIARISINPQTNTPHPPSRIEIAMKEAKVHVDPFKSVDELVNEALKQIRAIIPIKIEENEIAVKIPPAYTGRVYELKKKYRVVKEGWQDDGSFIALLRVPAGMKDEALSFLGAITRGEVETRIVK; this is encoded by the coding sequence ATGGTGAGTTTGGACAAGGCGGTGATAGCGAGGTATAAGCATGGCAAGAAGCTCTTTGAGGTCCTTGTTGATCCCGAGAAGGTAGACTCTGTCAGGAGTGGATCAGAAGTGGATATGGAGGGAGTGTTAGCAGTGGAATCGGTATTTGAGGATGCTTCAAAAGGTGAGAAAGCCACAGAGAGTGACCTGAGGAAGGTATTCTCCACAACTGATGTGAGCGAGATAGCGATGAAGATAATAAAAGAAGGAGAAGTGCAGCTGACTACAGAACAGAGACGAAGAAGGGTTGAAGAGAAGCGGAGGCTGGTAATAGACCGTATTGCCCGCATATCCATAAATCCACAGACCAACACCCCCCACCCTCCTTCCAGGATAGAGATAGCAATGAAGGAGGCAAAGGTACACGTTGATCCGTTCAAGAGTGTAGATGAGTTGGTAAATGAAGCACTGAAGCAGATAAGAGCGATAATACCAATAAAGATAGAGGAGAATGAGATAGCAGTGAAGATACCACCAGCATATACGGGCAGGGTCTATGAGCTAAAGAAGAAATATCGCGTGGTGAAGGAGGGCTGGCAGGATGATGGGTCCTTCATAGCGCTACTACGAGTCCCTGCGGGTATGAAGGATGAAGCACTCTCGTTCCTGGGTGCAATAACGAGAGGAGAAGTTGAAACGCGGATTGTGAAGTGA
- the psmA gene encoding archaeal proteasome endopeptidase complex subunit alpha — MIGMQMMPQMGYDRAITVFSPDGRLFQVEYAREAVKRGTTAVGLKAKDGVVLLVDKRLTSRLLEGGSVEKIFEIDEHIGAATSGLVADARILIDKGRVEAQINKIVYDEPIDVQTLAKRICDFKQAYTQIGGLRPFGTALLIGGVYNGGNYLLETDPSGALLEYKATAIGSGRTIVTEMLEEMYDENITLEDAIILGLDTLYRVTEGKIDRTTVDVGLAELEKKRFRIMSSDELEPYIKKVKKKNEKNTKKKEDKGK, encoded by the coding sequence GTGATAGGAATGCAGATGATGCCACAGATGGGCTATGACAGGGCGATAACAGTGTTCAGCCCTGATGGAAGGTTGTTTCAGGTAGAATACGCGCGAGAAGCAGTGAAGAGAGGTACCACCGCAGTGGGGTTGAAAGCGAAGGATGGTGTTGTCCTCCTGGTAGACAAGAGATTGACTTCACGACTGCTGGAGGGCGGGTCCGTGGAGAAGATATTTGAGATAGATGAGCATATAGGTGCAGCTACTTCGGGATTGGTCGCAGATGCACGGATATTGATAGATAAAGGCAGAGTAGAGGCGCAGATAAACAAGATTGTCTATGATGAACCTATAGATGTACAAACACTTGCGAAGAGGATATGTGATTTCAAACAGGCATATACACAGATCGGTGGACTCAGACCTTTTGGCACTGCGTTATTGATAGGGGGCGTATATAACGGGGGGAACTATCTCCTCGAAACCGATCCAAGCGGAGCATTGCTGGAGTATAAAGCGACTGCGATAGGTTCCGGTAGGACTATCGTGACAGAGATGCTGGAGGAGATGTATGATGAGAACATCACTCTTGAGGATGCCATCATACTCGGTCTGGATACTTTATACAGGGTAACAGAAGGTAAGATAGATAGGACAACAGTGGATGTGGGTCTTGCGGAATTGGAGAAGAAGAGATTCAGAATTATGAGTTCCGATGAATTAGAGCCGTATATAAAGAAGGTAAAGAAGAAGAACGAGAAGAATACGAAGAAGAAAGAAGATAAGGGGAAATAG